The Devosia sp. YIM 151766 genome includes a region encoding these proteins:
- a CDS encoding exopolysaccharide biosynthesis protein: MTSQEGALGRLVRKVEERLEAGDEVSIGLIQAVAGHRAAGPMLLLPALLVISPLSIIPGVPTLVGINTILVAGQIVLGRDQVWLPKWLTERCISAKHARTLMKFLVPASRMADGVVKRRARFMTGMVMRRIGAAICVLVGAIMPLLEFVPFTSTGAAGIIAVYALSITARDGWLALAWMGLVAGAVGLGWLLLG; encoded by the coding sequence ATGACATCGCAGGAAGGCGCGCTGGGCCGGCTGGTTCGCAAGGTCGAGGAACGGCTCGAGGCCGGCGATGAGGTTTCGATCGGCCTGATCCAGGCGGTTGCCGGGCACCGGGCGGCGGGGCCGATGCTGCTCTTGCCGGCGCTGCTGGTGATCTCGCCGCTCAGCATCATTCCGGGCGTGCCGACCCTGGTGGGGATCAATACCATCCTGGTGGCCGGGCAGATCGTCTTGGGGCGCGACCAGGTCTGGCTGCCCAAATGGCTGACCGAACGCTGCATCTCGGCCAAACATGCCCGGACATTGATGAAGTTCCTGGTGCCGGCGAGCCGGATGGCCGATGGCGTGGTCAAGCGCCGGGCGCGCTTCATGACCGGGATGGTGATGCGGCGCATCGGCGCGGCCATCTGCGTCCTGGTCGGCGCGATCATGCCGCTGCTCGAATTCGTTCCCTTCACCTCCACCGGCGCGGCCGGCATTATCGCCGTCTATGCGCTGTCGATCACGGCGCGCGACGGCTGGCTGGCCCTGGCCTGGATGGGGCTGGTGGCGGGGGCCGTGGGGCTGGGCTGGCTGCTGCTGGGCTAG
- a CDS encoding ligase-associated DNA damage response exonuclease: MGFIIDRDLYVPAIDAWIDPGEPKPRAIITHGHADHARSGHGAVLATPETIAIMKVRYGEDCAGSFEALTFGERLAIDGAVVSLHPAGHILGSAQVLVEVAGQRALVTGDYKRLPDRTAEAFETVACDLLVTEATFGLPVFQHPNPRDEIGRLLKSVADQPQRCHLVGCYALGKAQRVIALLRDAGWDQPIYLHGAMIRLCELYEQLGVTLGELVPATGMPKPAMAGQIVIAPPSAIRDVWSRRFPDPVVCQASGWMSIKQRARQALVELPLVISDHCDWGELNQSILESGASTVWVTHGREDGLVYWCRKQGLAAEPLALPGLDDEGGEGGK, encoded by the coding sequence ATGGGTTTCATCATCGACCGCGATTTGTATGTGCCGGCCATCGATGCCTGGATCGATCCGGGGGAGCCGAAGCCGCGCGCCATCATCACCCATGGCCATGCCGATCACGCGCGCTCGGGACATGGGGCAGTGCTGGCGACGCCGGAAACCATCGCCATCATGAAGGTCCGTTATGGCGAGGATTGCGCCGGCTCGTTCGAGGCGCTGACATTCGGCGAACGGCTGGCGATAGATGGGGCGGTGGTGAGCCTGCATCCCGCCGGCCATATCCTCGGCTCGGCGCAGGTACTTGTCGAGGTCGCGGGGCAGCGGGCGCTGGTGACGGGGGATTACAAGCGCCTGCCCGACCGGACGGCCGAGGCGTTCGAGACGGTGGCATGCGACCTCCTGGTGACCGAGGCAACGTTCGGGCTGCCGGTATTCCAGCATCCGAACCCGCGAGACGAGATCGGGCGCCTGCTGAAATCGGTGGCTGACCAGCCGCAGCGTTGCCATCTCGTCGGCTGCTACGCGCTGGGCAAGGCGCAACGGGTGATTGCGTTGCTGCGCGATGCCGGCTGGGACCAACCGATCTATCTGCATGGCGCGATGATCCGGCTGTGCGAGCTTTACGAGCAATTGGGCGTGACGCTCGGCGAACTCGTTCCGGCGACGGGCATGCCCAAGCCGGCAATGGCCGGGCAGATCGTCATCGCGCCGCCTTCGGCCATTCGCGATGTATGGAGCCGGCGGTTTCCCGATCCGGTCGTGTGCCAGGCTTCGGGCTGGATGAGCATCAAGCAGCGGGCGCGGCAGGCGCTGGTGGAATTGCCGCTGGTGATTTCCGATCATTGCGATTGGGGCGAGCTCAACCAGTCGATCCTGGAAAGCGGCGCCTCGACCGTCTGGGTGACGCATGGGCGCGAGGACGGGCTGGTCTATTGGTGCCGGAAACAGGGACTGGCGGCCGAACCGCTGGCGCTGCCGGGGCTGGACGACGAGGGCGGGGAGGGCGGGAAATGA
- a CDS encoding insulinase family protein, translating into MSHPAFELVRDEKIAEINSEARLYRHRKTGAEVLSLVNDDENKVFGITFKTPPEDSTGIAHILEHSVLCGSRKYPVKKPFVELLKGSMHTFLNAMTFPDKTAYPVASQNLKDFYNLVDVYLDAVLFPLISEDTFEQEGWHYELESPEAPLVYKGVVFNEMKGVYSSPDSVMHSLSQNALYPDITYGKSSGGDPKVIPDLTYEQFKRFHQTYYQPSNALVVFAGDDAPEKRLDILDAYFSQFEPIAVNAEVALQTRWNAPRQVAGSYAGNVDTDKRRDGMVSVNWMLDPPESREEVLSHGMLSYLLAGNPAAPLRKKLTESGLGEGMIGGGISSHLRQPMGGFGLKGIDPANAGKVEALILETLAEIAETGFSAEQREAAVNTFEFNLREQNTGSYPRGMSYMFNALGSWLHGGDPLAPLAFEAALAQLKDKAGQGHFEKEIRRLFLDNPHRVTAKLEADPEQGAREARIEAERLAAVRAGLDGAGLKNVLERTERLKALQEAVDRPEDLAKIPTLTLADLDRDIRTVPTEESDIGGARALYHELPTLGIVYLDIGFDLHVLDKALLPYLPLFGRALLQTGTSGEDFVSLTQRIGRTTGGISQHRGLATRQDGTGSAAWLFLSGKAVPEKFGDMLEIISDVLLDAQLSNRERFRQMALEEKAGFEARLVPRGNFFVDTRIKAGLTEAGWIAEQMSGVSYGLFLKELVQRIDSDWAGVEAALTTIRDKLLNRGRMVVNVTADGKLWDAARKQVDTFVASLPDRAIADADWSHQFAPRHEGLVIPAQVNYVGKGANLKALGIELSAASAVALRLLNTTYLWDKVRVQGGAYGGSSRFDLSSGNFAFLSYRDPNLLQTLDAYDGAAEALRAEIGETDLVRSVIGVVGDLDRPEFVDAKGYAAMWRLLNGTTDALRQQRRDAILATSRADFLALADALDVVAREGHIVVLGGEAAIEAANDQRPGLLDVSRVV; encoded by the coding sequence ATGTCCCATCCCGCCTTCGAGCTCGTTCGTGACGAAAAAATCGCCGAAATCAATTCCGAGGCGCGGCTTTATCGGCACAGGAAGACCGGGGCGGAGGTGCTCAGCCTCGTCAATGACGACGAGAACAAGGTGTTCGGCATCACCTTCAAGACGCCGCCGGAGGATTCGACGGGGATCGCGCATATTCTGGAGCATTCGGTGCTGTGCGGCAGCCGGAAATATCCGGTGAAGAAGCCGTTCGTGGAGCTGCTCAAGGGCTCCATGCATACTTTCCTTAATGCCATGACCTTTCCCGACAAGACCGCCTATCCGGTGGCGAGCCAGAACCTCAAGGATTTCTACAACCTGGTCGACGTCTATCTCGACGCGGTATTGTTTCCGCTGATCTCGGAAGACACGTTCGAGCAGGAAGGCTGGCATTACGAGCTGGAAAGCCCGGAGGCGCCGCTGGTCTATAAGGGCGTGGTGTTCAACGAGATGAAGGGCGTCTATTCCTCGCCCGATTCGGTGATGCACAGTCTGAGCCAGAACGCGCTCTATCCCGATATAACCTATGGCAAGAGTTCGGGCGGCGACCCCAAGGTCATTCCCGACCTGACCTATGAGCAGTTCAAGCGCTTCCACCAGACCTATTATCAGCCGTCCAATGCGCTTGTGGTGTTTGCGGGGGACGACGCGCCGGAAAAGCGGCTGGACATTCTCGACGCCTATTTCAGCCAGTTCGAGCCCATCGCAGTGAATGCCGAAGTGGCGCTGCAAACGCGCTGGAATGCGCCGCGCCAGGTTGCGGGCAGCTATGCCGGCAATGTCGATACGGACAAGCGCCGCGACGGCATGGTGTCGGTCAATTGGATGCTCGACCCGCCGGAGAGCCGCGAGGAGGTGTTGAGCCACGGCATGCTGAGCTATCTGCTGGCCGGCAATCCGGCGGCGCCGCTGCGCAAGAAGCTGACCGAAAGCGGGCTGGGCGAGGGCATGATCGGCGGCGGGATTTCCTCGCATCTGCGCCAGCCCATGGGCGGGTTCGGGCTCAAGGGCATCGATCCGGCCAATGCAGGCAAGGTCGAGGCGCTGATTCTCGAAACGCTGGCCGAGATTGCCGAAACCGGCTTTTCCGCCGAGCAGCGGGAAGCGGCGGTCAACACGTTCGAGTTCAATCTGCGCGAGCAGAATACCGGCTCCTATCCGCGCGGCATGAGCTATATGTTCAACGCGCTGGGCAGCTGGCTGCATGGCGGCGATCCGCTGGCGCCGCTGGCTTTCGAGGCGGCGCTGGCCCAGCTCAAGGATAAAGCCGGGCAGGGGCATTTCGAAAAGGAAATCCGCCGGCTGTTCCTCGATAATCCGCATCGGGTGACGGCGAAGCTGGAAGCCGATCCGGAGCAGGGCGCCCGCGAGGCCAGGATCGAGGCGGAGAGGTTGGCGGCGGTGCGCGCCGGGCTCGACGGGGCCGGGCTCAAAAATGTGCTGGAGCGGACGGAACGGCTCAAGGCGCTGCAAGAGGCGGTGGACAGGCCGGAGGACCTGGCCAAGATCCCGACGCTGACCCTGGCCGATCTGGATCGCGACATCCGCACCGTGCCGACCGAAGAGAGCGATATCGGCGGCGCGCGGGCGCTCTATCACGAATTGCCGACGCTGGGGATCGTCTATCTCGATATCGGCTTCGACCTGCATGTGCTCGACAAGGCATTGCTGCCCTATCTGCCGCTGTTCGGGCGGGCGCTGCTGCAAACCGGGACGAGCGGCGAAGATTTCGTGTCGCTGACGCAAAGGATCGGACGCACGACCGGCGGCATCTCGCAGCATCGCGGGCTGGCGACGCGGCAGGACGGGACGGGCAGCGCCGCCTGGCTGTTCCTGTCGGGCAAGGCGGTGCCGGAGAAGTTCGGCGACATGCTGGAGATCATCAGCGATGTGCTGCTCGATGCGCAATTGTCCAACCGCGAGCGGTTCCGGCAGATGGCGCTGGAGGAAAAGGCCGGGTTCGAGGCCCGGCTGGTGCCGCGCGGCAATTTCTTTGTCGACACCCGCATCAAGGCGGGGCTGACCGAGGCGGGCTGGATCGCCGAGCAGATGAGCGGCGTCAGCTATGGATTGTTCCTCAAGGAACTGGTGCAGCGGATCGACAGCGATTGGGCCGGCGTCGAGGCCGCGCTCACCACCATCCGCGACAAGCTGCTCAATCGCGGGCGCATGGTGGTCAATGTCACCGCCGACGGAAAGCTGTGGGATGCGGCGCGGAAGCAGGTGGATACCTTCGTCGCCAGCCTGCCGGACCGGGCCATTGCCGATGCCGATTGGAGCCACCAATTCGCGCCGAGGCATGAGGGCCTGGTGATCCCGGCCCAGGTCAATTATGTCGGCAAGGGCGCCAATCTCAAGGCGCTGGGGATTGAACTCAGCGCCGCATCCGCCGTCGCCTTGCGGCTGCTCAACACCACCTATCTGTGGGACAAGGTGCGGGTGCAGGGCGGGGCCTATGGCGGGTCGAGCCGGTTCGATCTGTCCTCGGGCAATTTCGCCTTTCTCTCCTATCGCGATCCGAACCTCTTGCAGACGCTGGATGCCTATGACGGCGCCGCTGAAGCCTTGCGCGCCGAAATCGGCGAGACCGACCTGGTGCGCTCGGTGATCGGGGTGGTGGGCGATCTCGACCGGCCCGAATTCGTCGATGCCAAGGGCTATGCGGCGATGTGGCGGCTGCTCAACGGGACGACGGACGCGCTGCGCCAGCAGCGCCGCGACGCCATCCTCGCCACCAGCCGGGCGGATTTCCTGGCCCTGGCGGATGCGCTCGACGTGGTGGCCCGCGAGGGGCATATCGTGGTGCTGGGCGGCGAGGCGGCGATCGAGGCGGCCAATGACCAGCGGCCGGGACTGCTGGATGTGAGCAGGGTGGTGTGA
- a CDS encoding DUF305 domain-containing protein, giving the protein MQDDDHSHAGRGTYWSLAVNILVSLVIMYFVMFAMIDGSGDFFHNLNMGYMAMMMAAPMGPLMLLTMPAMYPSRRLNLALHLAFLAAFLLAFAAIRLQGAIGDEQFVRSMIPHHSGAILMCREADLADAELAALCQDIIAAQRTEIEQMRTILDRL; this is encoded by the coding sequence ATGCAGGACGACGATCACAGCCATGCCGGGCGCGGGACCTATTGGTCCCTCGCGGTCAATATCCTCGTCAGCCTCGTGATCATGTACTTCGTCATGTTCGCCATGATCGACGGGAGCGGCGATTTCTTCCACAATCTCAACATGGGCTATATGGCAATGATGATGGCCGCGCCCATGGGGCCGCTGATGCTGCTCACCATGCCGGCCATGTATCCGAGCCGGCGTCTCAACCTGGCTCTGCATCTGGCCTTCCTCGCTGCCTTCCTGCTCGCCTTTGCCGCCATTCGCCTGCAGGGCGCCATCGGCGACGAACAATTCGTCCGCTCCATGATTCCGCACCATTCCGGCGCCATCCTCATGTGCCGGGAGGCCGACCTCGCCGACGCCGAACTGGCCGCGCTGTGCCAGGACATCATCGCCGCCCAGCGAACCGAGATCGAGCAGATGCGCACGATCCTCGACCGGCTCTAG
- a CDS encoding cisplatin damage response ATP-dependent DNA ligase, protein MKRFADLLELLALTPSRTRKIAALAQYFAEAPDPDRGLALAVLTGEMDISNVKSALLKQTVLAEVDETLFALSYDYVGDLGETIALIWPHRGEGELPRLSQLVALLNTTSKAELPKVIGGLLTQAAIHERWALVKLATGALRIGISARLAKTALAAMSGEQLQAIEEVWHGIKPPYAELFAWLEGKQGRPDIDHTARFHPLMLSNPIEDKDFERLDPRDFSAEWKWDGIRVQLVLGPDGASMFSRTGDDIAASFPDVVEAAMGRAVLDGELLVGHDFEARSFNDLQQRLNRKQASAKQMTELPGFVRLYDMLFDGDEDIRAFGWEERRARLEAWLANNPQTRMDLSEVLAFESWDDLAALRRQGAESHGHEGVMIKLRTAPYVPGRPKGFWFKWKRDPNMVDAVLMYAQRGHGKRSSYYSDYTFGAWKGNELVPIGKAYFGFTDEELKQLDRWIRANTIASFGPVREVKKELVFEVAFDSAQKSGRHKSGVALRFPRINRIRWDKPAGEAARLEDMEAFVG, encoded by the coding sequence ATGAAGCGGTTCGCCGACCTGCTGGAATTGCTGGCGCTGACGCCGTCGCGGACGCGCAAGATCGCCGCCCTGGCGCAATATTTCGCCGAAGCGCCGGACCCCGATCGGGGGCTGGCGCTGGCGGTGCTGACCGGGGAAATGGATATAAGCAACGTCAAGTCGGCGCTGCTCAAGCAAACCGTGCTGGCCGAGGTGGACGAGACGCTGTTTGCCCTCAGCTACGATTATGTGGGGGATCTGGGGGAAACCATCGCGCTGATCTGGCCCCATCGGGGCGAAGGGGAATTGCCGCGGCTCAGCCAATTGGTGGCGCTGCTCAACACCACGAGCAAGGCGGAATTGCCCAAAGTGATCGGCGGGCTGCTGACCCAGGCGGCGATCCATGAACGCTGGGCGCTGGTGAAGCTGGCGACCGGGGCCCTGCGTATCGGAATATCGGCGCGGCTGGCGAAGACGGCTCTGGCCGCCATGAGCGGGGAGCAATTGCAGGCCATCGAGGAGGTCTGGCATGGCATCAAGCCGCCCTATGCCGAGCTTTTTGCCTGGCTCGAGGGCAAGCAGGGGCGGCCGGATATCGACCATACGGCGCGGTTTCACCCGCTGATGCTGTCCAATCCGATCGAGGACAAGGATTTCGAACGGCTCGATCCGCGCGATTTCTCGGCGGAATGGAAATGGGACGGCATTCGCGTGCAATTGGTGTTGGGCCCGGACGGAGCGTCGATGTTCTCGCGCACCGGCGACGATATCGCGGCAAGCTTTCCCGATGTGGTCGAGGCGGCGATGGGGCGGGCGGTGCTGGACGGCGAATTGCTGGTGGGGCACGATTTCGAGGCGCGCAGCTTCAACGATCTGCAACAGCGGCTCAATCGCAAGCAGGCATCGGCCAAGCAGATGACGGAATTGCCGGGCTTCGTCAGGCTCTATGACATGCTGTTCGACGGCGACGAGGATATTCGCGCTTTCGGCTGGGAGGAGCGGCGGGCGCGGCTGGAGGCGTGGCTGGCGAACAACCCGCAGACACGGATGGACCTTTCCGAAGTGCTGGCCTTCGAGAGCTGGGACGATCTGGCCGCGCTGCGGCGGCAGGGGGCGGAAAGCCATGGCCATGAAGGGGTGATGATCAAGCTCCGAACCGCGCCCTATGTGCCGGGGCGGCCCAAGGGGTTCTGGTTCAAGTGGAAGCGCGATCCGAACATGGTCGATGCGGTGCTGATGTATGCGCAGCGCGGGCACGGCAAGCGCAGTTCCTATTATTCCGATTACACATTCGGGGCGTGGAAGGGCAACGAGCTCGTGCCCATCGGCAAGGCCTATTTCGGCTTCACCGATGAAGAGCTGAAGCAGCTCGACCGCTGGATCAGAGCCAATACGATCGCCAGTTTCGGGCCGGTGCGCGAGGTGAAGAAGGAGCTGGTATTCGAGGTGGCGTTCGACAGCGCCCAGAAGAGCGGGCGGCATAAATCCGGGGTGGCCTTGCGGTTTCCGCGGATCAACAGGATACGCTGGGACAAGCCGGCCGGGGAAGCGGCGCGGCTTGAGGATATGGAGGCGTTTGTGGGATGA
- a CDS encoding aldo/keto reductase has protein sequence MKTRRLGKTGYEVSEIGLGCWQLGGDFGPLGDETAMAILDQALSAGISFWDSADVYGDGLSESRIGAHAKGPNVRVATKLGRSGALYPDKYSKQGLRESVVASAKRLGVATLDLVQLHCVPPEVLRAGAIFGWMDELVEEGLVRHWGASVETIEEGLLCLEQPGCATLQIIFNLLRQDAATQLLPQAAEKDVGIIVRLPLASGLLSGKFSKDTTFDPADHRHYNRDGAAFSVGETFSGIRFERGVELVQELKGLAPEGMPLSQFALRWILDHPQVSTVIAGVSKPEQIADNVAASERKSLFPALMMQLGEWYQAEVKPEIRGAV, from the coding sequence ATGAAGACGCGGCGATTGGGCAAGACCGGATATGAAGTCAGTGAAATCGGCCTGGGCTGCTGGCAATTGGGCGGCGATTTCGGGCCCCTGGGCGATGAGACCGCCATGGCCATTCTCGATCAGGCGCTGAGCGCCGGCATCAGTTTCTGGGACAGCGCCGACGTCTATGGCGACGGGCTGTCGGAAAGCCGGATCGGCGCCCATGCCAAGGGGCCGAATGTCCGGGTGGCGACCAAGCTGGGCCGCTCGGGGGCGCTTTATCCGGACAAATACAGCAAGCAGGGGCTGCGTGAGAGCGTTGTGGCTTCGGCCAAGCGGCTGGGCGTCGCGACGCTGGACCTGGTGCAATTGCATTGCGTGCCGCCCGAAGTGCTGCGCGCCGGCGCCATTTTCGGCTGGATGGACGAATTGGTGGAGGAGGGCCTGGTGCGGCATTGGGGCGCCAGCGTCGAAACCATCGAGGAAGGCCTGCTCTGCCTCGAGCAGCCCGGCTGCGCGACGCTGCAGATCATCTTCAACCTGTTGCGCCAGGATGCGGCGACGCAATTGCTGCCGCAGGCGGCGGAGAAGGATGTGGGCATCATCGTGCGGCTGCCGCTGGCGAGCGGCCTGCTGAGCGGCAAGTTCAGCAAGGACACGACCTTCGACCCGGCCGATCACCGCCATTACAATCGCGATGGCGCGGCCTTTTCGGTGGGCGAGACCTTTTCGGGCATCCGCTTCGAGCGCGGGGTGGAACTGGTGCAGGAATTGAAGGGGCTGGCGCCCGAGGGCATGCCGCTCAGCCAGTTCGCCCTGCGCTGGATTCTGGACCATCCGCAGGTCTCGACGGTGATCGCGGGGGTGAGCAAGCCGGAACAGATCGCCGACAATGTAGCGGCGTCGGAACGCAAGAGCCTGTTCCCGGCGCTGATGATGCAATTGGGCGAATGGTATCAAGCCGAAGTGAAGCCGGAGATTCGAGGCGCGGTTTGA
- a CDS encoding MerR family transcriptional regulator produces the protein MNRPESEGRDLFAIADLAKEFGISTRAIRFYESKGLLSPERVGATRVFRRRDRARLILILRGKRLGFSLRDISDYLSLYDADRSQQVHLLAEKVDERLALLERQRHDLETTIAELREIRKLAEERLERKAS, from the coding sequence GTGAATCGTCCTGAATCCGAAGGTCGGGACCTGTTCGCCATTGCCGATCTCGCCAAGGAGTTCGGCATTTCCACCCGCGCCATCCGCTTCTATGAATCCAAAGGCCTGCTCTCACCCGAGAGAGTGGGCGCCACCCGGGTTTTCCGCCGCCGCGACCGGGCGCGTCTCATCCTCATCCTGCGCGGCAAGCGCCTCGGCTTCTCGCTGCGCGACATCTCGGATTATCTCAGCCTTTACGACGCCGATCGCAGCCAGCAGGTCCATCTGCTGGCCGAAAAGGTCGACGAACGCCTCGCTTTGCTCGAACGCCAGCGCCACGACCTCGAAACCACCATTGCCGAATTGCGCGAGATCAGGAAGCTGGCCGAGGAACGGCTGGAGCGGAAGGCAAGCTAA
- a CDS encoding long-chain fatty acid--CoA ligase produces MGSTATEKDSLRPWIASYPEGIDWNAAIDETPVHEQVLAACAKNPGALALDFLGGKTTYGALGEQIIAFAGALQSQFGVTKGSRVALMLPNTPFYPIAYYGILRAGGTVVNCNPLYTVPELSHITANAGADIMVTLDLQQIYEKAETLLEAGQVKTLIVAHFPNALPLVKKLLFSVAKRKDLARPPYAATIVSFEALLARNDKPGPVTIEPRQDIAVQQYTGGTTGIPKGALLTHANIAANVSQIDKWGDGLFYAPSKVVAVLPFFHIFAMTVCLNVPLGNGIPVIMLPRFELKALLGVFARTKANVLPSVPTLLNAIARADNVTPEQLACLDVAISGGAALPDEVRHAFGKKSKALLAEGYGLTEASPVVCCAALRMPSKPMSIGLPLPGTDIRFVDVDSGREVGIGENGELQVKGPQVMSGYYENPEASADAFMDGWLRTGDVGHMDEEGYVFLVDRLKDLIICSGFNVYPRTIEEALMAHEAVEEVNVIGVPDQYRGEAPIAYVKLKAGQPATEADLKSFAAGRLSKIEMPREIIFKDALPKTLIGKLSKKELREEYAQMKAAKS; encoded by the coding sequence ATGGGCAGCACTGCCACGGAAAAAGACAGCCTTCGCCCCTGGATCGCCAGCTATCCCGAGGGAATAGACTGGAATGCGGCGATCGATGAAACGCCCGTGCACGAACAGGTGCTGGCCGCCTGCGCCAAAAATCCCGGCGCGCTGGCCCTCGATTTCCTCGGCGGAAAAACCACCTATGGCGCGCTGGGCGAACAGATCATCGCCTTTGCCGGCGCCTTGCAGAGCCAGTTCGGCGTCACCAAGGGCAGCCGCGTCGCGCTGATGCTGCCCAATACGCCCTTCTACCCCATCGCCTATTATGGAATCTTGCGCGCCGGCGGCACGGTGGTCAATTGCAACCCGCTCTATACCGTGCCCGAATTGAGCCACATCACCGCCAATGCCGGCGCCGACATCATGGTGACGCTCGATCTGCAGCAGATCTATGAAAAGGCCGAGACCCTGCTCGAAGCCGGTCAGGTCAAGACGCTGATCGTCGCCCATTTCCCCAACGCCTTGCCGCTGGTGAAAAAGCTCCTGTTTTCCGTCGCCAAGCGCAAGGACCTGGCCAGGCCGCCCTATGCCGCCACGATCGTCTCGTTCGAGGCGCTTCTCGCCCGCAATGACAAACCCGGCCCGGTCACCATCGAGCCGCGGCAGGACATCGCCGTTCAGCAATATACCGGCGGCACCACCGGCATTCCCAAGGGCGCCTTGCTCACCCATGCCAATATCGCCGCCAATGTGAGCCAGATCGACAAGTGGGGCGACGGCCTGTTCTATGCGCCGTCCAAAGTCGTCGCGGTCCTGCCCTTCTTTCACATCTTCGCCATGACGGTGTGCCTGAACGTGCCCCTGGGCAATGGCATCCCCGTCATCATGCTGCCGCGCTTCGAATTGAAGGCGCTGCTGGGCGTCTTCGCCCGCACCAAGGCCAATGTGCTGCCCTCGGTTCCCACCTTGCTCAACGCCATCGCCCGCGCCGACAATGTCACACCCGAGCAATTGGCCTGCCTCGACGTCGCCATTTCCGGCGGCGCCGCCCTGCCCGACGAAGTGCGGCACGCCTTCGGCAAGAAATCCAAGGCCCTGCTGGCCGAAGGCTATGGCCTCACCGAGGCCTCCCCGGTGGTCTGTTGCGCCGCCCTGCGCATGCCCAGCAAGCCCATGTCCATCGGCCTGCCCCTGCCCGGCACCGATATCCGCTTTGTCGACGTGGATAGCGGCAGGGAAGTCGGCATCGGCGAGAATGGCGAATTGCAGGTCAAGGGGCCGCAGGTCATGTCCGGCTATTACGAAAATCCCGAGGCCAGCGCCGACGCCTTCATGGATGGCTGGTTGCGGACCGGCGATGTCGGCCATATGGACGAAGAGGGCTATGTCTTCCTTGTCGACCGCCTCAAGGACCTCATCATCTGCTCGGGCTTCAATGTCTATCCGCGCACCATCGAGGAAGCCTTGATGGCCCATGAGGCGGTCGAGGAGGTCAATGTCATCGGCGTGCCCGACCAATATCGAGGCGAGGCCCCCATCGCCTATGTAAAGCTCAAGGCCGGCCAGCCGGCCACCGAGGCGGACCTCAAGAGCTTTGCCGCCGGCAGGCTCAGCAAGATCGAGATGCCCCGGGAAATCATTTTCAAGGACGCCCTGCCCAAGACCCTGATCGGCAAGCTCTCCAAGAAGGAACTGCGTGAGGAATATGCCCAGATGAAAGCCGCAAAATCGTGA
- a CDS encoding alpha/beta hydrolase-fold protein, whose translation MRKTHHAPGAVHRLIVDGKALAGNRLGDPTDRIVDVYVPHGHEGKDLPLLVDLVGYTAGGPAHTAWKSFTENVPERLDRLIGDGLMQPVIVAFPDCYSRLGGNQYVNSPVIGNYEDFLIRDMLPAVESRFACGGAGRRGVFGKSSGGFGALVHAMRHPDIWAAAASHSGDAGFENLYIPEFPATLRALAKQDNSIEKWLKAFEAKPKIDGKDTLVLMILAQAASFDPDPDPDTFLGLRLPVTLDTCELIDERWQNWLAWDPARMVETHAGAIGKLKAFFLDCGTEDQYNILYGTRRVHKALERQGIAHRYEEFPDNHSGVDYRMDISLPYLAAALSG comes from the coding sequence ATGCGCAAGACCCATCATGCCCCCGGCGCCGTCCACCGCCTGATTGTCGATGGCAAGGCTCTTGCCGGCAATCGCCTCGGCGATCCGACCGACCGCATCGTCGATGTCTATGTGCCGCATGGCCACGAGGGCAAGGACCTGCCGCTCCTGGTCGATCTGGTCGGCTACACCGCTGGCGGCCCGGCCCACACCGCCTGGAAAAGCTTCACCGAAAACGTCCCCGAACGCCTCGACCGCCTGATTGGCGACGGCCTGATGCAACCCGTTATCGTCGCCTTCCCCGATTGCTATTCCCGCCTCGGCGGCAATCAATATGTGAACTCGCCGGTGATCGGGAATTACGAGGATTTTCTCATTCGTGACATGCTGCCGGCGGTGGAAAGCCGCTTCGCCTGCGGCGGCGCGGGCAGGCGCGGCGTTTTCGGCAAGTCATCGGGCGGCTTCGGCGCACTCGTCCATGCCATGCGTCATCCCGATATCTGGGCGGCCGCCGCCAGCCATTCCGGCGATGCCGGTTTCGAGAACCTTTATATCCCCGAATTTCCTGCCACCCTGCGCGCCCTCGCCAAGCAGGACAATTCCATCGAGAAATGGCTGAAAGCCTTCGAGGCCAAGCCCAAGATCGACGGCAAGGATACCCTGGTCCTGATGATCCTCGCCCAGGCCGCCAGCTTCGATCCCGATCCGGACCCGGACACCTTTCTCGGCCTCCGCCTGCCCGTCACCCTCGATACCTGCGAATTGATCGACGAGCGCTGGCAGAACTGGCTTGCCTGGGACCCCGCCCGCATGGTCGAGACCCATGCCGGCGCCATCGGCAAGCTCAAGGCCTTCTTCCTCGATTGCGGCACCGAGGACCAGTACAACATCCTTTATGGCACGAGGCGCGTGCACAAGGCGCTGGAGCGCCAGGGCATCGCCCATCGCTACGAGGAATTCCCCGACAACCATTCCGGCGTCGATTATCGCATGGATATCAGCCTGCCCTATCTGGCCGCGGCGCTGAGCGGCTGA